In Vigna radiata var. radiata cultivar VC1973A unplaced genomic scaffold, Vradiata_ver6 scaffold_269, whole genome shotgun sequence, a single genomic region encodes these proteins:
- the LOC106755048 gene encoding uncharacterized protein LOC106755048 → MFVQDYKERFEYLARFYTQNMSEDWKCRRFEQGLRHHLLKALVHLKINEFPELVEQATIXERLDESGRVMRNQKGNFSKGKXHKKPYERPQQSRPGLLKCFECGGDHIRRNCPKLSGVRNEVRTCFTCNKPGHISLNCPEKKSFGGTPQKSTNGGNPQAAGRVFAMSGAEAEKSGNLILDTCSLFGRNVHYLFDSGATHSFISLFCVENLGLSMFDLGCELVVSTPTSGQVSTSSVCVGCPIEVAGHKSRVNLVCLPLEGLDVILGMDWLADNHVMIDCGRQRXVFQKPEGIEMSTSKEVVRDLKGGAVCFMLIVKEQKKSIDELINGIPVVEEYADVFPEEVPGLLPSREVEFAIDLMPGVGPISVAPYRMAPTELVELKKQIEDLLEKKFIRPSVSPWGAPLKGAGVFSKIDLRSGYHQILVKPDDVQKTAFRSRYGHYEYVVMPFGVTNAPAIFMDYMNRIFRSCLDKFVVVFIDDILIYSKNREEHAEHLRITLEILREHQLYGKLSKCEFWLSEVQFLGHVISAQGISVDPAKIEAVLKWERPTSVTECEASFKDMKQRLTTAPVLIIPDTDKAFEKIHERNYPTHDIELAAVVFALKTWRHYLYGAKFQVFSDHKSLKYLFDQKELRLGIWG, encoded by the exons ATGTTCGTGCAAGACTACAAAGAGAGATTTGAGTATTTGGCTCGTTTCTATACTCAGAATATGAGTGAGGATTGGAAGTGCAGGAGGTTCGAGCAAGGATTGCGCCACCATCTTTTGAAGGCACTTGTTCACCTGAAGATTAATGAATTTCCAGAGTTAGTGGAGCAGGCCACGATAGNTGAGAGATTGGATGAGTCTGGGCGTGTCATGAGGAACCAGAAGGGCAACTTTTCCAAGGGCAAGCANCACAAGAAACCCTACGAGAGGCCACAGCAGTCTAGGCCAGGTTTGTTGAAGTGCTTTGAGTGCGGCGGAGATCACATCCGAAGAAATTGTCCAAAGCTGAGTGGCGTCAGGAATGAGGTGAGAACGTGTTTCACATGTAACAAGCCTGGGCATATCTCTCTTAATTGCCCTGAGAAGAAGTCATTTGGTGGAACGCCTCAGAAGTCAACTAATGGTGGAAACCCGCAGGCTGCGGGCAGAGTGTTTGCCATGTCGGGAGCAGAAGCCGAGAAGTCAGGTAACCTGATACTTGATACTTGTTCTTTGTTTGGCAGAAATGTGCATTACCTGTTTGATTCGGGTGCGACACACTCGTTTATATCATTGTTTTGTGTGGAGAATCTTGGACTCTCTATGTTTGACTTGGGGTGCGAGCTTGTTGTCTCTACGCCAACGTCCGGACAAGTTTCAACCAGTTCAGTCTGCGTTGGGTGTCCAATCGAGGTGGCAGGTCACAAGTCCAGAGTCAACTTGGTGTGCTTACCGCTTGAAGGTCTGGACGTGATCTTGGGGATGGATTGGTTAGCTGATAACCATGTGATGATTGACTGCGGACGTCAGAGGNTAGTCTTCCAAAAACCAGAAGGCATTGAAATGTCAACATCAAAGGAAGTGGTACGAGATCTCAAGGGTGGNGCTGTTTGCTTTATGTTGATAGTGAAAGAACAAAAGAAGAGCATAGATGAGCTGATAAATGGAATACCTGTGGTCGAGGAATATGCTGATGTTTTTCCTGAGGAGGTACCAGGTTTACTGCCGAGTCGTGAAGTAGAATTTGCAATAGATTTGATGCCAGGTGTAGGGCCAATATCAGTAGCTCCGTATCGTATGGCTCCAACGGAGTTAGTAGAATTGAAGAAGCAGATTGAAGATTTGTTAGAGAAGAAATTCATTAGACCAAGTGTGTCTCCTTGGGGTGCGCCG TTGAAAGGAGCTGGAGTGTTTTCAAAGATTGATCTTCGGTCaggatatcatcaaattcttgtcaAGCCAGATGATGTGCAGAAGACGGCGTTTCGCTCACGCTATGGGCACTACGAGTATGTTGTAATGCCTTTCGGTGTGACGAATGCTCCAGCTATATTCATGGATTACATGAATCGTATCTTTCGTTCTTGTTTGGATAAGTTTGTCGTTGTATTCATTGACGATATTCTTATCTACTCGAAGAACCGAGAGGAACATGCTGAACATCTGCGGATAACATTGGAGATTTTAAGGGAGCACCAATTGTATGGTAAGCTATCAAAATGCGAGTTTTGGTTGAGTGAAGTTCAATTCCTTGGTCATGTGATATCTGCTCAAGGAATATCAGTCGACCCAGCCAAGATTGAAGCTGTGTTGAAATGGGAACGTCCTACATCGGTGACTGAG TGCGAAGCAAGTTTCAAAGATATGAAGCAAAGGTTGACCACCGCTCCAGTGCTAATTATTCCAGATACAGACAAGGCTTTTGAG AAGATACACGAGAGGAATTATCCGACACATGACATTGAGTTGGCAGCTGTAGTGTTTGCTCTGAAGACTTGGCGTCATTATTTGTATGGGGCGAAGTTTCAGGTTTTCAGCGACCATAAAAGTCTGAAATACCTGTTTGATCAGAAAGAGTTGAGATTGGGTATATGGGGTTGA